One region of Mangifera indica cultivar Alphonso unplaced genomic scaffold, CATAS_Mindica_2.1 Un_0015, whole genome shotgun sequence genomic DNA includes:
- the LOC123205768 gene encoding telomerase reverse transcriptase-like, translated as MAKKRRVPEILWKVFRERARTLADTIKSMVSQSSGEATNAFFLIKRGDPTDYRKLLHQCFVVVNEEAPHYSGFSPIKHWSQHEIVERIMEMSQILETPNVIYGGFDKYHCSSPILELLSCSSWSLLLERVGENVMCYLLQHTSIFLPLPPKRHHQVTGPPISSHEFFKSKADFQGYQKKRKIVDIACSVSETQQEYSVGCVGCNEKRCVWQFRRHPDYKNGQMNVFGVDTATSCAVVAKIEGNTGEPQTSCDQVTAKPRKRSRPFRWQRHRKCRHIELQEFSDKKACTIPCDDKNSSCGKHLYDNNRMQEKCSCCLMLQAHQFVTDRDHINRRFMFYSLEYSSTVLPHRHILNSLKPNISDSKILIRRIFGLSDVNKSAQSMACSHSSDFCLMGSACLYHKLVRLLKVLLRRFQTCQHLRLLEKHCVPSSDQKGNELGKKVCGKSNVSCIKDFKKSLEAGDSHFEALKPYCLKSQVESFIWAVCRSIIPADLLGTPSNWRVLRRNISKFIQLRRFEKFSIKQCMHKLKISKFPFLSEKHSSCYLKAQVRKDRMEENARLCEEFSKLNNTILKMKHKLLANWIFWFFSHLVLPLVQANFYVTETEHGKQDIYYYRKSVWENLMNKAITSLKDKSYCQLDDATLRSVISKRSFGFSKLRLLPKENGVRMLANLKAPSKLVKKEFKDSCSQMLKDAQMYHKKVKFDYFKSINGVLRDMHAVLKGLVVKEPDKLGSSVFDYNDVYRKLCPFLIGLRNASTIFPGIFVVVSDVSKAFDSIDQDRLLSVMNDVILEDKFLLEHPYQVVCTKKSMKIHDNPVLIDHNISTGTRFTSSLSVHSILVNQGRRQYVKKSELEYILNQHVKRNVLQLDKKFYLQGIGIAQGSVISSLLCSLYYGDMERNVIYPFIEKTQESDFQVLSESHQHGENSQSETIISSPSYIIDLEKPLGKSQSILLRFIDDILFMSTSKKQATKFFHRLWRGFPNYNCYMNEEKFCVNFDVGHTSGLSSNRIYVGADGVSFLRWSGLLINCSTAEVQGDYTRYWKNRLSSTLTVCWQGKPGHHLKSRLCAFMRPKCHPMFFDSNINSAAVVRLNIYQAFLLCAMKFHCYVSNLSYICKLRSSFYLKIIERSLRYMHMLIKRRMQSVNVGLKFQPVLLLEDGEVEWLGLNAYVKILKRKQSRHKELLSMLRSKLLMHRITGSPSDELKYAIDGLHSSLFWKIKY; from the exons ATGGCAAAGAAACGGAGAGTTCCAGAGATTCTGTGGAAAGTCTTCCGTGAAAGAGCTCGAACTCTTGCTGACACAATCAAGTCTATGGTCTCACAATCAAGCGGTGAAGCGACAAATGCGTTTTTTCTCATTAAACGTGGCGATCCTACCGATTACCGCAAGCTCCTCCATCAATGCTTCGTTGTTGTCAACGAGGAAGCGCCGCATTATTCTGGTTTCTCTCCGATCAAGCACTGGTCACAACACGAG ATTGTTGAAAGGATTATGGAGATGAGTCAGATACTGGAAACGCCTAATGTCATATATGGTGGTTTTGACAAG TATCATTGTTCGAGCCCCATTTTAGAGCTTCTAAGTTGTTCATCATGGTCACTTCTTTTAGAAAGG GTTGGGGAAAATGTCATGTGTTATCTCCTACAGCATACATCTATATTTTTGCCCCTCCCTCCTAAGAGACACCATCAAGTAACTGGCCCTCCTATCAGTAGCCATGAATTTTTCAAGTCTAAGGCAGACTTTCAAG GTTaccaaaagaagaggaaaattgTTGATATTGCTTGTTCAGTGTCAGAGACACAGCAAGAATATTCTGTTGGCTGTGTTGGTTGTAATGAAAAAAGATGTGTATGGCAATTCAGGAGGCATCCTGATTACAAAAATGGTCAGATGAATGTCTTTGGAGTAGATACTGCAACAAGTTGCGCTGTTGTTGCTAAAATTGAGGGAAATACAGGGGAACCTCAAACAAGCTGTGATCAGGTTACTGCTAAACCAAGAAAGCGTTCACGGCCTTTTAGGTGGCAGCGCCACAGAAAATGTAGGCATATAGAATTACAAGAATTTAGTGATAAGAAAGCTTGCACAATTCCTTGTGATGATAAAAACAGCTCATGTGGGAAGCATCTATATGACAACAACAGG ATGCAAGAAAAATGCTCTTGTTGTTTGATGTTACAAGCTCATCAGTTTGTCACTGATAGGGATCATATTAATAGACGGTTCATGTTCTACAGTTTAGAATACTCTTCAACGGTTCTCCCTCACAGGC ATATATTGAATTCCTTAAAGCCCAATATTTCTGATTCAAAGATTCTTATCAGGAGAATTTTTGGCTTATCTGATGTAAACAAGAGTGCTCAGTCGATGGCATGCTCCCACAGCAGTGACTTTTGTCTCATGGGATCTGCATGCCT GTATCACAAACTAGTTAGATTACTTAAGGTACTCTTGCGCAGATTTCAAACTTGCCAGCATTTAAGGTTGTTGGAGAAGCACTGTGTTCCATCATCGGATCAAAAG GGGAATGAATTAGGGAAAAAAGTATGTGGGAAATCTAATGTTTCCTGTATTAAAGATTTCAAGAAAAGTCTGGAAGCTGGTGATTCTCATTTTGAGGCACTCAAACCGTATTGCTTGAAAAGCCAGGTTGAGTCATTTATATGGGCAGTTTGTAGGAGTATAATTCCTGCGGATTTGTTAGGAACTCCTTCAAACTGGAGAGTTCTAAGGAGAAATATTTCCAAGTTTATACAGCTGAGAAGATTTGAGAAATTCTCTATTAAACAATGTAtgcataaattgaaaatttcaaagttcCCATTCTTATCAGAAAAACACTCTTCATGCTACCTGAAAGCCCAGGTGAGAAAGGATAGGATGGAGGAGAATGCCAGATTGTGTGAAGAATTCAGCAAACTGAATAATACCATCCTCAAAATGAAACATAAACTTTTAGCAAACTGGATATTTTGGTTCTTTTCACATCTAGTGCTGCCATTAGTGCAAGCCAACTTCTATGTCACCGAAACTGAGCATGGGAaacaagatatatattattatcggAAGTCAGTTTGGGAAAATTTGATGAACAAAGCTATCACTAGCTTGAAAGATAAGAGCTATTGTCAGTTAGATGATGCAACTCTTAGAAGTGTTATAAGCAAGAGATCATTTGGTTTCTCGAAGCTCAGACTTCTTCCAAAAGAAAATGGAGTAAGGATGCTGGCAAATCTTAAAGCACCGTCAAAGCTAGTGAAAAAGGAATTCAAAGATAGTTGCTCGCAAATGCTGAAGGATGCTCAAATGTAtcataaaaaagtgaaattcgACTATTTTAAATCCATCAATGGTGTTCTTCGTGATATGCATGCTGTTCTAAAGGGTTTAGTAGTGAAAGAACCAGACAAGTTAGGATCATCAGTGTTTGATTACAATGATGTCTATAGAAAGTTATGCCCTTTTCTAATTGGTCTGAGGAATGCATCAACAATATTTCCAGGCATTTTTGTTGTCGTTTCTGATGTATCAAAAGCATTTGATTCTATTGATCAAGATAGGCTTCTTAGTGTAATGAATGATGTCATACTGGAGGATAAATTTCTTCTTGAACATCCCTATCAAGTAGTATGTACAAAGAAATCAATGAAGATACATGATAATCCTGTATTGATTGATCATAATATCAGCACTGGTACAAGATTTACATCTTCTCTTTCAGTGCATAGTATTCTTGTTAATCAG GGTAGGAGACAATATGTGAAGAAAAGTGAACTGGAATATATTCTAAATCAGCACGTTAAGCGCAATGTGTTGCAgctagataaaaaattttacctaCAAGGCATAGGTATAGCTCAAGGAAGTGTTATATCTTCTCTACTTTGCTCATTATACTATGGAGATATGGAAAGGAACGTGATCTATCCCTTTATTGAGAAAACTCAAGAATCTGATTTTCAAGTTCTATCTGAGAGTCATCAGCATGGGGAGAATAGTCAGAGTGAAACAATTATCTCATCACCAAGTTATATCATTGATTTAGAAAAGCCTCTGGGAAAATCTCAATCAATTCTCCTTAGATTTATTGACGATATACTTTTCATGTCAACCTCGAAGAAACAGGCAACTAAATTTTTCCACAGACTGTGGAGGGGATTTCCAAATTACAACTGCTACATGAATGAGGAAAAATTCTGTGTGAATTTTGATGTTGGACATACTTCAGGGCTGTCCTCAAATAGAATTTATGTAGGTGCAGATGGTGTTTCATTTCTTCGTTGGAGTGGTTTGCTCATCAACTGTAGCACTGCAGAGGTTCAGGGAGACTATACAAG GTATTGGAAGAATCGTTTGAGCTCCACACTTACTGTCTGCTGGCAAGGCAAACCAGGTCATCATTTAAAGTCAAGGTTATGTGCCTTCATGAGACCAAAATGCCATCCTATGTTctttgattcaaatataaacTCAGCTGCTGTTGTCAGATTGAATATCTACCAAGCCTTTCTATTGTGTGCCATGAAGTTTCATTGTTATGTATCCAACTTATCGTACATTTGCAAACTAAGATCAAGCTTCTATCTGAAAATCATTGAAAGATCCTTGAG GTATATGCATATGCTGATTAAGAGACGGATGCAATCTGTGAATGTTGGTTTAAAATTCCAGCCAGTTCTTCTATTGGAAGATGGGGAAGTTGAATGGCTGGGATTAAATGCctatgttaaaatattaaagagaaaACAATCACGGCATAAAGAGTTGCTGTCAATGTTGAGGTCGAAGTTACTGATGCACAGAATCACAGGCAGTCCTTCTGATGAATTGAAGTATGCCATTGATGGGTTACATTCCTCTTTGTTCTGGAAAATCAAGTACTAG